The genomic window ATCGCCGAGTGGGGCCGGCCGACGCTCGTGATGAGCCACAACAAGACCCTCGCCGCGCAGCTCTACGGCGAGCTGAAGCAGTTCTTCCCGAAGAACGCCGTCGAGTACTTCATCTCGTACTACGACTACTACCAGCCCGAGGCGTACGTCCCGGCGACGGACACGTACATCGAGAAGGACGCATCCATCAACGAGGACATCGAGCGGCTGCGGCTGCGGGCGACGTCGTCGCTCATGGAACGGGACGACGTCGTGATCGTGGCGTCGGTCTCCTGCATCTACGGGTTGGGCGATCCGCGGGAGTACCGCGAGGTCATGCTGGTGGTGGACGTGGGCCAGCAGATCTCGCGACGGGAGATCCTGCAGGCGCTGGTGCGGATGCAGTACGCGCGGAACGACTACGAGTTCACCCGCGGCTCCATCCGCGTCCGCGGCGATGTGATCGAGGTGTTCCCGGCGTACGAGGAGCAGGCGATCCGCATCGAGCTGTGGGGCGACGAGGTGGAGCGGATCAGCCGCTTCGATCCGGTGACGGGCGAGACGATCGTGCGGCTGCGCCGCGCGGCGATCTACCCGGCCACGCACTTCGTCACGCAGCGCGAGACGATCGAGCGGGCGGTGGTGGGGATCCGCGAGGAGCTGGCGGAGCGGCTGGCGGAGCTGCGCATGCAGGGCAAGCTGCTGGAGGCGCAGCGGCTCGAGCAGCGGACGAACTTCGACATCGAGATGATGCTCGAGATCGGCACGTGCCCCGGCATTGAGAACTACGCCCGGCACCTGACGGGGCGCGCGCCGGGGGAGCGGCCGGCGTGTCTGCTGGACTACTTCCCCGAGGACTTCCTGGTGATCGTGGACGAGTCGCACCAGACGATCCCGCAGCTCCGGGGCATGTACAACGGCGACCGGGCGAGGAAGCTGACGCTGGTCGAGCACGGCTTCCGACTGCCGAGCGCGTTGGACAACCGGCCGCTGAAGTTCGAGGAGTGGGAATCGCTGGTGCCGCGGGTGATCTTCGTCTCTGCGACGCCGGGGGACTACGAGCTCGAGAAGTCGGG from bacterium includes these protein-coding regions:
- a CDS encoding excinuclease ABC subunit B (The UvrABC repair system catalyzes the recognition and processing of DNA lesions. The beta-hairpin of the Uvr-B subunit is inserted between the strands, where it probes for the presence of a lesion), which gives rise to MANFELHLPFPLRGDQPRAVRELVDGLRRGDRYQTLLGVTGSGKTVTMASVIAEWGRPTLVMSHNKTLAAQLYGELKQFFPKNAVEYFISYYDYYQPEAYVPATDTYIEKDASINEDIERLRLRATSSLMERDDVVIVASVSCIYGLGDPREYREVMLVVDVGQQISRREILQALVRMQYARNDYEFTRGSIRVRGDVIEVFPAYEEQAIRIELWGDEVERISRFDPVTGETIVRLRRAAIYPATHFVTQRETIERAVVGIREELAERLAELRMQGKLLEAQRLEQRTNFDIEMMLEIGTCPGIENYARHLTGRAPGERPACLLDYFPEDFLVIVDESHQTIPQLRGMYNGDRARKLTLVEHGFRLPSALDNRPLKFEEWESLVPRVIFVSATPGDYELEKSGGVVVEQLIRPTGLLDPEVEVRPTKGQIDDLAAEIREREAKGERVLVTTLTKRMAEDLTDYLQQIGIRVRYMHSDIDAIERMEIVRDLRLGKFDVLVGINLLREGLDLPEVSLVAILDADKEGFLRDERSLIQTIGRAARNAQGKAIMYADRVTGSMQRCIEETNRRREIQRRYNEEHGIIPQTIVKSVEERLLTTRVADARTQPPAQVKEAPARYGEEVDLEEWAKILEQQMREAAAVLDFERAAVLRDELLEVKAKLGGVGKSSARERARGAVAD